The sequence below is a genomic window from Dioscorea cayenensis subsp. rotundata cultivar TDr96_F1 chromosome 6, TDr96_F1_v2_PseudoChromosome.rev07_lg8_w22 25.fasta, whole genome shotgun sequence.
CATCATTGTACTTTCATTTGATTCATTGTGGACCTCACGCTTGAAATCATCTGGTTGacaccatttatatatatatagagggctttaaaaaaaaaaatcttgacaatttttaaaatttagttcctacatttgaatatatatatatatatatatatatatatatatatatatatatatatatatatatatataatcaaagagaaatttatagcataaatcaaataaaataagtttgacATCAATCGTAAACCGGTCAAattgtttctttaataaattaataacactTGTAACACAGAAGTCTagctaaaaatcaaaataagtaaatcttatatttaatttagaaaatgctctatatttatattataatgtaaaaactctaaaaatatctataaattgcatatatatatatatatatatatatatatatatatatatatatatgtataaatttttaaaacctgATCAGTCAAATATCACACCTTATCTTTCACTTTCACTAACCCAAACAAGCCAAGCTCGGCTCATTtagaaccctaaccctaaaagcAGCACACAATATCCTCACCTGTCATCATCATGACTACAAGAGAGAGTAACACTTACAAAATTATCTGAAGATGGTCCCCACCCAGGTGttgaagaattttattttattttccctttcCTCACTCAGCAATGCACATGACTTCATCTACCTTGAAGCTGGTTACACTCTTCCATAATGCAATAATGCTGTGACATTTAACTGCTGACAAACAATTTTGTAGAACAGTACATGTAGGGATTGTAAAGCCAACAGGTTCAACCCAATTTTCAATCCAATCACCAGCTTGCTGAGAGCATGATTATATGTATTTACCTTCATTGGCCACGATAGACAGAACGATGAACTGAAATCATGAGCTTCATCGGTTTTCTGGCAGAAGTCATCAATCTGCAACTTGAAATACAAGCCAAGAAATGAGTATCATGTCTTCACAAATGAAAGCATATAGAAGAAGCCACCGAAGCATAATGTTCGAGCACATCTCTCTCTGTTAAATCAAGCCAAAGAAGACATTAAAGATAAGTAACATATAAATCCATATTTCACAAGTATTGTCTAATGGTATGACTGATTTCTAAAATGGTAAGTTTGCACAAAAGGAAAGACTTCGAATCCCAAAcgatttaaaaaaagttaagaaTTAAGCGACTGAAAAAAATCGATCAATCAAGTTATTTGATGGAAGTCcagaaaaataacataatacaaGTACAACGGTTCATGTCAGTGTAGTAATTAGATACATCTATTTTTTGTCAATGACAGAAGGATGTTATTCACATAGCTGCAACATAAAATATCTAGTGACATTTTGTTGGTGCAGATAATGATTATGAACAATATACATTTAGCAAACACAATCATAAGAGGACTTATTCTAATCACATAGAAGGGCCAAAATTGTCAACTACTTAAATAGCTTCAAGCAAGCATCATGTCACATAGCATTATTACATATCATGGTGTCCACAAGGGAAGTTCCAAAAATAAGTCATGGATTTCAGAGAATTCTCTTTGCACCGGTCAAGAGCCAATGATAAAATTAGAATGACAAACTACACTTATGAGGGATTTGGCTGACAAAACATGTACATATGAACAGGATGAAGAAGCATCACATATTCCATTCATAAGAtctatatgaaaatgaaataactCGAAATTTCAAGTTTCCAAAAGTAGAGTCCAAGGCATCAAGGAATAATTGATAGATACCGACCGTTGCATAAGAACTGGTGAAACCAAAGCATTGAATTTTGCATACTCCTGCCACTCTGATCAGGTGGGCTTGCAGGCAAGATGACAAATGCTGCCACGAAAGTCATTTATTTCCATGCGTGTCAATAGTTGCATTGTAATTACAAAAGGGTGTCAGCAAGAAGTCTGTATATACACCAAATTTACATGCTAACTGGACCTAGTAACAGGAGGGTTTACTGTTAGCGATCTACAAGTCCCTCAATCTTTATCCTGCTATTCCAATTCATTCTCTAATACAACCTCCTCTGGAAGTTCAAAAGCATCGATCTCCGCAAAGTAGGCTTTCTGTTTTTCAACAAAATCTTGAGGCAATACTGGTTTTTTAATGGCCTCAGGCACCCTAATCCGGGGCTTCTGAGAAATTGTGAACAATAGGGAATTTCAGAACATAAAAGCAACACgatcaacaaacaaaaacaaatgaacCTTCTACTTTGatgaaaaacagaaaaagaaaacacaagtgTAATGCCTCAAAGAGATTGGTTATGAAACCAAGTATCATCAGTTATTACAAAATCAATTTCATACAGATAAAAGATATCGTTAACTTATTTGAGGAGCTTCTGATGACAGCAGACAGAACTCCAAACCTTCAGGTAATATACATGACTGATGATCATTGTTGTCAATATTCATTTAAGCTAAGGTTTTAGCTCTGATGTGTGGATTCTAGCCAATATTACATCATGGTGGCTTTCGGTTTCAATCAATTTTAGGAAAAGATGACATTATAGAACATCAATAGAGTGATAGacatatcaataaatatatggAGGTACACGGGGAGAACAAATAGTAAATGAACAAGCAATAGATCAATTAAGGCACTTCACTATATTTCAAGACAAAATTGAGTCTAAGCTCAAATGGAAAGGTTATATCCACTTGGATGAAATCCCAAACTGGATTGAGCAAATGAATTTGAATTTCTCTTTAACTGTTGCTGATTATGTTGCTAATTTGTCTTCAATCTACAATTAGCCCATGAAATAGTTAAGTGAATGTCCATTGGGTGGATTTTGTTTGAATCCAAATAAAATCTGGCCCTTTTTCATCCAGTGGAAGAAACCCTTTGCAGTGAAGAATAAACCAATGAATTCCCATTGAATAGATGGATATACAATTGTCCAAAAGCAAACATCTTACTCTCAAATTATAGAAAGAAAAGTGTTTTCTACCGGACATGGATGTTGAGAAGggcagaaaaaaaaacttaatattgaATATAAGATATGCAAACATGCTATTTACAGATGATACCTGATGATATACAATAATAGTATGAGAAACGTGACTATGAAGTAAATAACTAACCTTCTTGAATTTCCCAAGAGGAACTGAAAAGGACTTTGCCTGACAATGATCAACACGTGCACTCTCTAACTTCAGCCTAGTTGAGAATGAAGGCCATATCAGTGGATGGTGAATGCATAAATATTTTCCAAACACAGTCGTTAGCATTTTTGTCTAATCATGCAAAATAAAGCCTTTTATTTTCTTACCAGAATATCCACACCAAAAACAACACAGTGATAACAAAGTGAACATAGGATAATCGTGAATTATGTAGTGGTTTCCCTTCATCCACGATTCCATTACAAGGCACACTAAGATGGAGGGAAACCAACTAATGTTGTTCATATTTAAAGTGACATTCTTCAAACAGATGTAACTTGCTGCATAGATTTTCAAGTACACATTTTGTGTATTTTCGACCTTGTATAACGCTGTCCTATTGGAAATTGAATTACAGATTACTTGCAtgctgcaaaagaaaaaaaatgaaaactactGAATTTAAACTAGAACTTGTCAAGAAAGAAACCTTTTAGATAATGTGTAATGGCTAATAAAAGAGACAATTGGaggaacaacaaaaaaaaaagagcaaaacaTGAGCACAAACCTCATGCTACTAGTTCTTCCTAATTGAGTGCAATCTGAGCTTGATGCAACTGCCAAAGACTTCCCCTTGTAGTCCTTTTCAGTTGGTCTCTGTTGTGCGTGTGGTGTGGAACATGTTTGGTCCTTGACAAGATCTGCAATTGTAGGAAGGAATATGTGAATTCATAGAGAAAAAAACAGTTCTACTAGTCAAAAGAAGCAGAATACATGGATTGCTAGATTTTAGCTTTCAAACAAGAATCATGAATTAACAGAAGAAACAAATTTGATCTTTATGCTCCATGCCAACTCATATAGTAAATAAAGCACTAAACTAGACTAtccaaattgaaacaaaaaattcCACTGTAATATGGAACATATAACATACACATACTTATTTCATTAGATGCAAGGTAAAAATAATagtaacataataataataacaccgCCCCAATATGATACACTGAATTTAAACTTAAGGGAGTTGTGTCTACAGTGGACAAAAAGACATAATCTCTTGCCATCTCTCGCCAGATGTTATTATAGTGCTTTGGACTCTGTTTTCCAGCAAATTTCTTAAGCAATACACATAAAAGGAAGTTCCTTGTCCACTGGCCTGACTTCTACTATTATGTCTTGAGCTATCAAATGCATCAATAGTGGCACATTGTTGAAATCATAATAGTTTATCAATTTTTGTCAACCTTCATGTGTTGATGATCTTGATTGTtatcaatgtaatttttttcttaaactgTTGTGATATCCCCAGTTATCAGATTGTAATGTCAACTTTTGGTTTCTCCCCTTGGATTT
It includes:
- the LOC120262821 gene encoding uncharacterized protein LOC120262821 isoform X2, with amino-acid sequence MPSGKLSEICKSERLRNQPKRKPFSDLTNGLAPAFGSFPSSIPDVTSTKPPASVISNAAKNKKVQNLWPTSTLRGIPSDLDLVKDQTCSTPHAQQRPTEKDYKGKSLAVASSSDCTQLGRTSSMRLKLESARVDHCQAKSFSVPLGKFKKKPRIRVPEAIKKPVLPQDFVEKQKAYFAEIDAFELPEEVVLENELE
- the LOC120262821 gene encoding uncharacterized protein LOC120262821 isoform X1; its protein translation is MPSGKLSEICKSERLRNQPKRKPFSDLTNGLAPAFGSFPSSIPDVTSTKPPASVISNAAKNKKVQNLWPTSTLRGIPSDLDLVKDQTCSTPHAQQRPTEKDYKGKSLAVASSSDCTQLGRTSSMSMQVICNSISNRTALYKVENTQNVYLKIYAASYICLKNVTLNMNNISWFPSILVCLVMESWMKGNHYIIHDYPMFTLLSLCCFWCGYSGKKIKGFILHD